The genomic stretch TGACCCCTACGAATTATTTATTTTTTGTTAGTTTTCTTGGCTAATTTTCGTTTGAATGTTGCACCAAATCCCAGAGCGGTTCCTGCACCAAGGACAGTTAAAGGTTCAGGTATCGGTTGCGGAGTACCTACTGTGATGGTGTAAAATGTCTCTTCTCCAGTGCGAAAGAAAGCGCCTAGATTGCTACCTACTCCAAATAGGCTATAACCATCTGCATTGGGTAAACTATTAAAGTTAGTAAGCGCAATCGTTGCCGTCTTGTCTGTTAAAAATTCCCAATCGGTTAAATCAGCTAGGGTAAAGGTAGTTGTCGTGGGACTGCTCGCTAAACCCGTAAAGGAGAGGGAAAACCCTAACACTCCGCTGGCGTGGGGACATAAAAATCTATAAGCTAGACTTAATCAGGGATATAGCCCGTCGTCCTCGTCGATAATAGGCGCGTTTTTCGGGGCTTAATTGCATTAATGCCTGGGCTTCAACGGTAAATAAATCACAAGAGTCAACCCAATCTTTTCCATGAAGACCGATATAAAAGTTACTGTGTCTCCGTCGCATTTTCTTGTTTTTTCTGACTCTCCCCACATATTTTGCCAATCCTTTCTCTTTAATAATTTTTCCAGAAAATGTTGCCATTGAATAAGCTAGAGTAATCAATATAATTAAGGAAGTAAGGCGATGTCCTGTTAATTTCGTTCTTTCTAAATCATAACCACCTTTCTTAAAATCCCGAAACATTTCCTCAATACAAAATCTCTTTTTATAAGCGTCAATCGTCTCATCAATACTGGTTAAATTTGTGATAATAAACCAAGCTTCTTTTGTCTCTATTCCTCTATACTTCTTTTTCCATTTCGCCACTATATTACTGCCTATAAATCCTTTTGTTTTCGTAACTTTAACTCCTTGATAAAATAAAGACATTCCTGAAGATAATCCTAAATCTTTTAGTCGCGTCCACATTTCCTTTTCTACTTCAATATAGTTGCTTTTCTTCAATCTGAGTGCATAATAAACTCTTTTTTGTCCATGTAACCATTTTGCTAGTTCAACTGAGCAGAATTCTCTATCCCCTAAGACAACTATTTTATATTCTTTTAGAAAGAGTAATATTCGGGCTAATATACTTTTCTGTGTGTCAAAGTTACTATTACCGATGTGATCTAGCAACTCAAAATATAAGGGAATTCCTCTATTATCAATTACCAGACTTACCATCAAAATATTAATCAACCCCCATTGGGTTCTATCTATGGCAATATGTAAGACATCTCCTGTACTAAATGATTGCTTTAACCACTGTTTTATGATAGGTATCCATACTCCTTCAATTGTCAAACAAGGAATCTCGAAAAACCGTTTTAACTTTTTTCTCTTACTTTCAAATAAAATGGGACTGGGAAAATAACTAGCTAACTCATAAAACCTAATTTTCCTATATACTTGCACTAATTCTATCATGATTAACAGTATTAAATATTCCGATTTTTTCAGATACTTTGTTAAATGGTTGTTATAAATTTCTGGTAACATTTTGGGTTTAGACGGCGATCGCTAAAAAAAGAACATTTTCTTTTTACCATGTTTTGCTCTTTTCGTCATCTGGTAAGGCTTTCAGGGTTTCATGTCCCCACGCCAGAACACTCCGTTGACATTGCCGGGGTAGCTAATGAAGGTATCCACTTGTAATAAACTATCATCAATGTCAAAATAACCGCTTCCCGCAGAATTAAAAGAAGTTCCAGAAAAATAAGTATAGGTCAATGGGACGCGAACGGTAGCCGCTTCAGCAGCAAAGGAAATGGTAGTTAAACCGATGGCGGTAGCAGCGATCGCTAAAGAGGTTTTAAAGGACATTTATGACTCCTTAATAAAAAAACATGATTAGTTACGAAGCTTAACACGGGGGGGGGGGGGAAGTCAAGTATGTTCAAAAAAATTTATATCTTTTAACAATTAATGCCTGATCAATAAAATATATCCCAGATTATCGTCAAAACAAGGCGAGAACCAAAGACTAAGGATATTAATGCTATGATTATTAGTTGTAATGGTTCTTTATTTTCTCCTTTATGTCTGCCAAAGATATTTTTCATGATGCAGTGAGAAAAGGATTAGAAAAAGAGGGTTGGCTGATTACCGATGACCCTTTAAGGCTTGAAGTGGGTGATGTTGAAATGTATGTTGATTTAGGAGCAGAACAACTTTTAGCCGCAGAAAAAGACTCAGAAAAAATAGCTGTTGAAATTAAAAGTTTTATTGGTAAATCCAGTATTTCAGAATTTCATACAGCCATTGGACAATGTTTGAACTATCGCATTGCTTTAGAAGAAAAACAACCCGAAAGACGGTTATATTTAGCTATTCCTTCAGATATTTATTATAGTTTTTTTGAGTTGCGATTTATTCAAACCGTTATTAAACAATTGCAAATTCACTTAATTATTTACGATCCCATTGAGGAGGTTATTGTCGAATGGAAAAATTAGAAAAATATCGTCACTATGTTAAACAATTGATTACCGAATATTCTCAGATAGGAGCATCAAAAGATCCTATTGAACAACAGTTAATTTTTGATACCGTTAACGATCATTATCAATTAATGTATGTGGGTTGGCAAAATAGAAAAAGATATCATGGTTGTGTCTTACATCTTGACATTAAAAATAGCAAAATTTGGATTCAACATGATGGAACGGAGATTGGAATTGCCAATGAATTAGTTAATTTAGGTGTTCCTAATGAGGATATTGTTTTAGCTTTTCATGAACCTTTAGTTAGACAATATACAGGGTTCGCAGTAGGTTAATTTTTTAATTTTAAGCATTAGAGATGAAATAAGTCCGGTAGAACCTAAATTTTGTTTGAGGAGACATAACTATTGATGATGAACAGATGTTAGTATAGATTCATCGTGCTAAAACCCATTATGGGGAATAGTTGCTCTTTATGTCAGTTTACCAACTCAACCAGTAATGACGACAACTCAAACCCTATCTCCTAGCCATACTCACCCCAACAATGAGATAATCTATCCTCAAGGAGAATTTTGGAGTGATGAACCCCCATTGGAAACTAACTTACATCTGACTCAAATTATTTTATTGATTAAATGTTTAGAATGGCTATGGCAAGATAGAGAAGATTACTTTGCCACAGGGAATTTAACAATTTATTATAGTCCCAATCAAAAGAAATCAGAATTCTTTCGTGGCCCCGATTTTTTTGTAGTATTAGGAACAACTAGAAACCTAAAGCGGAAAAGTTGGGTAGTGTGGCAAGAAGAGGGAAAATATCCTAATGTAATTATTGAAATATTATCTGATAGTACTGCTAAAACAGATAGGGAGGAAAAGAAAGAAATTTATCAAAATACTTTTAGAACTCCTGATTATTTTTGGTTTGAGCCTTATAGTTTAGAGTTTGAAGGATATACATTAATTAGAGGAAAATATCAACCCATTGAACCCAATGAACAAGGATGGTTATGGAGTGAGGAATTGGGCTTATATTTAGGAATTTATGAAGATAAATTACGTTATTTTAGTGCTAATGGGGAATTAATCCCAACGCCTGAAGAAGCGGCCATTCAACAAAAGCAACAGAAGGAATATGAACGTCAACAAAAAGAATTAGCCTTGCAACAACAGGAATATGAACGGCAACAGAAAGAATATGAACGTCAACAAAAAGAATTAGCCTTGAAAAAGATAGAGGAATTAACAGCAAAATTAAGAGAATTAGGCATTAATTCCGATGAAGTTTAATCAATTTCTCGATTAACCGTATTGTCAACAAAAAATTATGAAAATTCATCAAATCCGAACCTATCCTCTAAAATATTAATTAAAATAGTATATTTAGCCTACTGTACATAGCAGGTGAGATACATCTTGTACCTTTATATCTCATGTGAAATATATAAATACAAAAAAGCAATGAATAAACACAGCAAAAAACATAAATTTCAATTCTATTTTATCTATTTATTTATTAGTGTTAGTATAGTAATAATTCTACCTTATATATTCTCTAAACCAATCATTGCCCAAACCTCAAAAGTTGAGCAAATTGCCCAATCTTCTAAAATTAAAGTTCAGAATCTCCAATTATTGGTTCTACAGGACTTATTATGCTAAAATGTTAGTAAATATTTGAGAAATTGCCAAAAATGAAGCGACAATTAACTAAACTTCTTAGTCTCCCAGGGTTAATAGTAAAATCGCATAAACAATTAGAAAAAACTCTGATTTGAGAAATTCAAAATTGTTGGCTATTTTGAACAAAGAACAACTAACGCAGTAGTAGAAGGAATTAATAACCGTTTAAAGGTTTTAAAACGTTGTGCTTTTGGGTTTAGAAATTTTGATAATTTCAAAAAAAGAGCCTTATTATTTTGGCATTTAACTGATAGTTTAGCATAATAAGTACTGTAGAACCCTAAATGTTCAGGGATATTTACAATTTCTAAACCGCGTGGTCGCAAAAGTGACGCAACAAACTCATGATTTTTATACCTACCTCTTATCTTCTTCAATTAACCATAATTTAGCCATGAAAAAACTAGCAATTGATTTAGCATCAATTAATTCTCCAGTTAAAATTGCCTGTTCAAATTCATCAAAACTCATTAAAATAACTTCAATATCTTCATCATCATCCTGTTGAGGTGGTTTCTCTAATTTTTCTAAATCTTGTGCTAAAAAAGCATAAATATATTCATCAGAATAACCAGGGGCCAGAGGAAATTGACCTAAATAATTCCATTTGTGAGCATGATATCCCGTTTCTTCTTCTATTTCTCGTTGAATAGTAATAGACGCATCTTCATTAACTTCAAGAGTTCCGGCCGGAAATTCTAAAATACGTCCTTCTATCGCAAAACGATATTGTTTCACTAATACCAGTTTACCTTCTGATGTAATAGGAACTGCTAAGGCCCCTCCAGGATGACGAATACACTCCCAGTTACCCTCAACCCCATTCGGTAAACGTAAAGTATGAACATCAAAATTAAATTTTCGTCCTCTATAAAAGAGACGTTGTTGTAAATAAGTTGGCGATTCTTTTTGATTAGACATAGATTAATTTAAGAAATTATAGTCTCTAGGTTGATAAAGATTAACACCTTCACAGTTTACCTTATTAAGTAGTTCAATGATCGTTTTTTTTGCAACTGGATGTATCCAATTTGGTGCAATTTCGGACAAAGGGACTAATACAAATGCCCGTTCTATCATACCAGGATGAGGAACTTGTAAAATAGGAGTTTCTAAGATGAAATCACCATATAATAATAAATCCAAATCTAGGGTTCTTGGTCCCCATTTTTCTCGACGAATTCGCCCAAATTGTTGTTCAATATTAAGGAGAATTTGTAATAATGCTTCCGGGATTAAACAAGTTTCTAGGATAGCACAACCATTGAGATAATCGGGTTGAGGTGGGCCAATGGGGGCGGTTTTATACCAATGAGAATGAGAAATTAAATCAATTGATGGGGTTTCGGATAAAAGAGTAATTGTTTTCTCCAAAATGAGTAAAGAATCTCCTAAATTACTTCCTAAAGCAATCGCACATTTAGCTTTATCCATTCTTAATTATTTTTGAATCTGTTTAAATTTGTTCACTGATAATTTACCCCAACTATCCTCTAGTAAAGTATACAAAACAGGAACAACAATTAAACTTAATAAAGATGAGGTTATTAATCCTCCAATAATAGCAACTGCCATCGGTTGTCTTAATTCGGCCCCTGCACCTAATCCTAACGCAATAGGTAACATTCCTAAAATCGTTGATGCAGTTGTCATCACAATGGGACGTAAACGAGTTTCTCCTGTGGTTAAAATCGCCTCATAACGACTTATTCCCCTTTGTCGTAACTGATTAATATAATCCATCAATAATACGGCATTTTTATTTAATAATCCTAATAAGAAAATTAAGCCGATTAAAGAAATCATACCAAACTCACTTTGAGTAATTAATAAACCAAACATGGCCCCGACAATAGAAAGGGGTAAAGATAACACCACTACTAAGGGTTCTAACCACCGTCCAAACGGAATATATAACACAGTTAACATACAAATAATTGCCAAAATTAATGCAAATCCAAATTCCTGAAAAATACTACGAACTTGTGCTGATGCACCTTGTACATCTAACTTAACCCCTGATGGCACGATAGTTTTAGCTGTTTTGACGACTTTATTAGTAACATCTCCTAAGCCAACTTCTTCTAGTAAATTAGCAGTTATATAAACAACTCTTTGTTGTTGGAAATGCTCAATAATTAGATTATTTTTGTCTCCAGATATTTTAATATCAACTAAACCAGGAATGTCTTTAAGCTGTTTTTTGAGAGTTTCTGCTGTTTGATTAAGAGTTTGTAAATTCTCTCCTAATAACGCCACTTTTAGGGGTGCATCGTCTCCTGTTTCCACAAATAAAATATCTTCTATACTAATAGTTCCCCCTTTTAATGGAGGTAATTTTTCTCTAATTTTTTCCTGCATTTCACTGGTGTTAAGTTGGCGATCGCTTTTTAATTGAACATGAATTTTTCCCTTCAAAGGATTTCCTTGAAATCCGGCGATAATATAAGCTGATTCTACATTAGCATTGTCTAAGGCTATTCCTTCTAATTTTTTACCCACTCTATAAGTTTTTCGTAATAAAAAACTCTCTGGAGATTTAGCTATTTCTCCGAGTAAAGAAGAACCGCTATCATCGGTTTTATTTGCTTCAATATTCTTGAGAAATCTTGCAGGAATTTTCGGAGTTGGTAAGGTATAGATAATATTAAATTCTCCCCGATCAAGTTTAGGAATAAATCCTTTAGGAATCAAAGGAATTAAACTAACTCCTGCAACAAAACTCACCATAGCTATCCCAATAACTAGCTTACGATGACTCAAAGACCAAATTAATAATTTACGATAAATTGGCACTAAAAAAGAATCAGTAAGGCTTTTTTTAGTTGCTTTTATTGGATTAGGTTTCATCCAATAAATAGCTAATACTGGAGATAAAGTACGCGCCACTAATAAAGAAATTAATACGGATGCTGCTACCGTAATACCAAAGGGTTTAAAGAATTGTCCTAAATTGCCCCCAATAAAAGCAATAGGAAGAAAAACAGCCGCTAAAGTTAAGGTAGAAACTGTTACAGTTAAGCCAATTTCATCTGTCCCTTCAATTGCAGCTTGACGGGGACTTTCTCCAAGATCAATATGTCTAGAAATATTTTCAACGTCTACAATGGCATCATCAACAATAATACCAATTACTAATGCTAGACCTAAAAGTGTAATAGTTTCTAAGTTAAATCCAGCAATAGCCATCACAATAAATGTTCCTAACAATGAGATAGGAATAGCTAAAGCTGTAATTAAAGTAGACTCAAAATTCTTTAAAAAGAAGAAAATAATTAAAACAGCTAAAACAATCGCCCCAATTAGAGCTTCAATAGTAGCATTAGTAGCTTCTTCAATATAACCGGCTGGGGTATCTCCTAAATTGAATTGTAGCTCAGGTAAGCTTTTTTTGACTTGTCCCATGACTTGCTCTACCTGACTCATCACATCTAAAGTATTAGCATCGGCCCGTTTAACAATTTGTAGGGCTAAACTATCGGTTTTATTAAACTGAATTAAAGTAGGAGGGTTAGTAGTAGGAGTATTTTCTATTTTTGTTTCTCTAAAATTACCATCTCCTAATAAATCAACCCGAAGCAAACCAGATATTTTTTCTAGGGAAGGAACGATTTTATTTCTAACAATTTGAGCGACACTTTCTAGAGATTGGTTTTCACTCGAAATTGCATAAGTAACAACTATTGATTCATTTAAGTTAAAAGGAATGACCTCTAGAGTAGCATTCGGAGGCAAAGAGACATTTTTTAAAGCAGTTTCTACAGCTTTTGTAGAATCATCTAGGTTAGAACCTCCGGAAAAAGCTACATTAATAACTGCTTGTCCTGGATAGGTAGAAGAAAATACCTCTGCCCCAGACAGCGATCGCAAAGAGGTTTCAATAGGATTAGTTAATTTGGACTCAGTGACTTGGGTAGTGTCTAAGGTCGCACTAGCATTAACAATAACAACCGGAAAAGGAACTTCAGGAAAAAGGGCGTATTTGAGAGAACTAAAGGCAAACATTCCCGCAACAGCCACAGCAATCCAGAAAAATAAAGTAATTCGTGCGTATTTAATAGCTAAACGAGAAATATTTAAGTTTTCTCGCAAGGATTGTTTCATAGAATTGCCTAAAAGAATGTTACCTTGTTTGGTTATCGAAAAATTGGGTTTAAAACCCCGTCCTTTTAGGACTGCTTTGTGTTATACTATTAGAATCTTCAGGTTGAAATTCCGGCGTACATCGTGAAAATTCTACTGAAATAGTGTAGCACTTTTGAGAGCGAAATAGAAAGACAAGAGCCACCGAAAACTCTTAAAACGCTCGCAGTAACCAATTTGCATTGGTGAATGAACAACTAAAAAAGCTTTTGTGGCAAGACAGATAGGGTAGGGCATACCCGAATCTTGCTTGAAATACCAAAACGCTTGGGGAGTCATCCACAAAAGGGTATCTAGATAACAAGTGATCTTCTAGCAAACTCGCATGGGACATAACCGTGTAAGACCTAAGTAGGGGTAGCTCGAAAGGGCGGTGCTTAGCGCAAGAATCCCCGCAGTTTTAGGGCGCGGGAGATTGTATTTAGGATGAGTTGGGAAGTCAAAAAAATAAAAAAACTTCCCGAAAAAAACCAAACAACTTAATTTTCTGTGATTTATTGCTGTTGGCTGGATTTTCTAATTGTCAAAGAGTACGTTGTCTAAAATTTCCTCAAAGCAAGTTTGTCCATAAGTTGTTAAGGTTTTTTTCGCGTTGGCATCTCCACTGCGATATTTAGTTAATAATCCAGTAAAGGCTGGCGATGAGTATTTTTTACGCAAAGTACTGACAGTACAAGTACAGCCTTGTTGGGCCTCAGCTTTAGTCATGCCCGCTTTTTGAGCTTGGGGAACACAATCTTTATTAAAGAAATCCATAAAGGGGTCTGAGGCTGCATTGACCTGTTGTGTGGCGATCGCAGTACCTAAACTCAAGGTTAATAAGGCCATGAAAGTCAGAATATTTCGACTGTAGTTCATATTATTTTTAGGACGCGAAACGAATAAACTTGATGGGTGGACGCGCCTAACCTCCTCCATACATTAGTCTATCGCTTCCTTAGTCAGAGAAAGTATGATTTATGGCAGTTTGTTAAATTGCACAATCTATAGCATTACGTATTAAGGTTAGCACATTTATGACCTCTAAAACCTTGTCTGGGTAGGGGTCAACGGCCGTTGACCCCTACTTAAACTTTTCGAGTAGTGCTATATCTTTAGGTTTTGTGATATGATCAAAAGAATG from Aphanothece sacrum FPU1 encodes the following:
- a CDS encoding IS4 family transposase; translation: MLPEIYNNHLTKYLKKSEYLILLIMIELVQVYRKIRFYELASYFPSPILFESKRKKLKRFFEIPCLTIEGVWIPIIKQWLKQSFSTGDVLHIAIDRTQWGLINILMVSLVIDNRGIPLYFELLDHIGNSNFDTQKSILARILLFLKEYKIVVLGDREFCSVELAKWLHGQKRVYYALRLKKSNYIEVEKEMWTRLKDLGLSSGMSLFYQGVKVTKTKGFIGSNIVAKWKKKYRGIETKEAWFIITNLTSIDETIDAYKKRFCIEEMFRDFKKGGYDLERTKLTGHRLTSLIILITLAYSMATFSGKIIKEKGLAKYVGRVRKNKKMRRRHSNFYIGLHGKDWVDSCDLFTVEAQALMQLSPEKRAYYRRGRRAISLIKSSL
- the folK gene encoding 2-amino-4-hydroxy-6-hydroxymethyldihydropteridine diphosphokinase — encoded protein: MDKAKCAIALGSNLGDSLLILEKTITLLSETPSIDLISHSHWYKTAPIGPPQPDYLNGCAILETCLIPEALLQILLNIEQQFGRIRREKWGPRTLDLDLLLYGDFILETPILQVPHPGMIERAFVLVPLSEIAPNWIHPVAKKTIIELLNKVNCEGVNLYQPRDYNFLN
- a CDS encoding efflux RND transporter permease subunit, giving the protein MKQSLRENLNISRLAIKYARITLFFWIAVAVAGMFAFSSLKYALFPEVPFPVVIVNASATLDTTQVTESKLTNPIETSLRSLSGAEVFSSTYPGQAVINVAFSGGSNLDDSTKAVETALKNVSLPPNATLEVIPFNLNESIVVTYAISSENQSLESVAQIVRNKIVPSLEKISGLLRVDLLGDGNFRETKIENTPTTNPPTLIQFNKTDSLALQIVKRADANTLDVMSQVEQVMGQVKKSLPELQFNLGDTPAGYIEEATNATIEALIGAIVLAVLIIFFFLKNFESTLITALAIPISLLGTFIVMAIAGFNLETITLLGLALVIGIIVDDAIVDVENISRHIDLGESPRQAAIEGTDEIGLTVTVSTLTLAAVFLPIAFIGGNLGQFFKPFGITVAASVLISLLVARTLSPVLAIYWMKPNPIKATKKSLTDSFLVPIYRKLLIWSLSHRKLVIGIAMVSFVAGVSLIPLIPKGFIPKLDRGEFNIIYTLPTPKIPARFLKNIEANKTDDSGSSLLGEIAKSPESFLLRKTYRVGKKLEGIALDNANVESAYIIAGFQGNPLKGKIHVQLKSDRQLNTSEMQEKIREKLPPLKGGTISIEDILFVETGDDAPLKVALLGENLQTLNQTAETLKKQLKDIPGLVDIKISGDKNNLIIEHFQQQRVVYITANLLEEVGLGDVTNKVVKTAKTIVPSGVKLDVQGASAQVRSIFQEFGFALILAIICMLTVLYIPFGRWLEPLVVVLSLPLSIVGAMFGLLITQSEFGMISLIGLIFLLGLLNKNAVLLMDYINQLRQRGISRYEAILTTGETRLRPIVMTTASTILGMLPIALGLGAGAELRQPMAVAIIGGLITSSLLSLIVVPVLYTLLEDSWGKLSVNKFKQIQK
- a CDS encoding XisI protein; this translates as MEKLEKYRHYVKQLITEYSQIGASKDPIEQQLIFDTVNDHYQLMYVGWQNRKRYHGCVLHLDIKNSKIWIQHDGTEIGIANELVNLGVPNEDIVLAFHEPLVRQYTGFAVG
- a CDS encoding NUDIX hydrolase, whose amino-acid sequence is MSNQKESPTYLQQRLFYRGRKFNFDVHTLRLPNGVEGNWECIRHPGGALAVPITSEGKLVLVKQYRFAIEGRILEFPAGTLEVNEDASITIQREIEEETGYHAHKWNYLGQFPLAPGYSDEYIYAFLAQDLEKLEKPPQQDDDEDIEVILMSFDEFEQAILTGELIDAKSIASFFMAKLWLIEEDKR
- a CDS encoding XisH family protein, translating into MSAKDIFHDAVRKGLEKEGWLITDDPLRLEVGDVEMYVDLGAEQLLAAEKDSEKIAVEIKSFIGKSSISEFHTAIGQCLNYRIALEEKQPERRLYLAIPSDIYYSFFELRFIQTVIKQLQIHLIIYDPIEEVIVEWKN
- a CDS encoding Uma2 family endonuclease produces the protein MTTTQTLSPSHTHPNNEIIYPQGEFWSDEPPLETNLHLTQIILLIKCLEWLWQDREDYFATGNLTIYYSPNQKKSEFFRGPDFFVVLGTTRNLKRKSWVVWQEEGKYPNVIIEILSDSTAKTDREEKKEIYQNTFRTPDYFWFEPYSLEFEGYTLIRGKYQPIEPNEQGWLWSEELGLYLGIYEDKLRYFSANGELIPTPEEAAIQQKQQKEYERQQKELALQQQEYERQQKEYERQQKELALKKIEELTAKLRELGINSDEV